GGAACTGGTGTTCTCGATAGGCACCACGGCGTAATCGGCCTGGCCGGTTTCGACCTGGTTGAAAATATCTGCAAATTTTGCACAGCCGCTCTCAATAAACTCTTCGAAATGGCGGGCGGCGTACTGGCGAGCCGCCAGGTGAGAATAGGAGCCTTTCGGGCCGAGAAAGGCGATACGAGCAGAGTGCGGGTTGGTTTTGTTCAGATGCTGCTGGAGCAGGGCTTGTTGCGTCAGAACGGAATCTTCGATGATGAGCTGGAACAGGCGGGTGATGTAGTGAGCATCAAGATGATGCGCTTTGCCAAGCTGTATCAACCGTTCCAGTAAATCACGCTCGCGGTCGATATCACGAACCGGGCGATGGGAATCCAGCTTGGCTTTGCCCACTTCAATGGCGAGCGCGCGGCGTTCTGCCAGCAGGGCCAGTAACTTTTCGTCGAGCGCACTGATTTTTACGCGTAAATCCAGGAGCGGGTTTTCCGGTGTCATAGTGTTGTCTGTCTCATTTTATCGTTATCAATAAAAAAGGCCTCCCGGTGTGGGAGGCCTTGTTGTTCGTCTTCGCATTCTTTATCACACGACGAAACGCCTCCCGGTCAGGGGAAGGTAAAAAAGAATGCGAAGAAAAACGGCGTCTGTTTCATAAGGTCATCCTGAAATTGATAAGGTTAAAGTACCTGTACTGTTTTGATCCTGTCAATAAAAAACGCGCCCGGAGGCGCGTTGTCGGTACACTCAATGTAAAGGATTACTCTTCTTCAACTTCTTCCGCGAAGCTGGCGTCTTTCACCGAGGTGGTGGCGCGACGGGCTTCACCTTTGTGTTGCACTTTATTGAGCTGCCGTTCCAGCTTGTTGATCAAATCGTTAATTG
The sequence above is a segment of the Enterobacter hormaechei ATCC 49162 genome. Coding sequences within it:
- the pheL gene encoding pheA operon leader peptide PheL, whose amino-acid sequence is MKQTPFFFAFFFTFP